The following are encoded together in the Phragmites australis chromosome 19, lpPhrAust1.1, whole genome shotgun sequence genome:
- the LOC133900961 gene encoding myb-related protein MYBAS1-like isoform X1, with protein MSGKSQQCSTQLKTKWLPLPSSYLVPIRLEFIKDLKLKLEPTSTQKKKSNKIGTQTMQGLNRTGKSCRLRWVNYLHPGLKHGCMSPHEERLIIELHAQWGNRWSRIARRLPGRTDNEIKNYWRTHMRKKAQERKMSMSPSYSSSSLTYQSCLLDTAPIIGMGSGDTHNGSSCITSALESTQNVMDGYPMDQIWREIEAPALLAIDEAKEKACSSLPCPLPTTAMWDCKCPEEFWKMEDEEIRMLAPKIGYGK; from the exons ATGAGTGGCAAAAGCCAGCAATGCAGTACACAGCTTAAGACAAAGTGGCTTCCTCTCCCTAGTAGCTACCTTGTTCCTATCAGGCTGGAGTTCATCAAGGATCTAAAGCTGAAACTGGAGCCCACAAGCAcgcagaagaagaagagcaacaAGATTGGTACCCAGACTATGCAAG GCCTCAACAGGACAGGCAAGAGCTGCCGTCTACGGTGGGTGAACTACCTCCACCCTGGCCTCAAGCATGGATGCATGTCACCGCATGAGGAACGCCTTATTATCGAGCTCCATGCTCAGTGGGGTAACAG GTGGTCTAGGATAGCACGGAGGCTGCCAGGGCGCACAGACAATGAGATTAAGAACTACTGGAGGACACACATGAGAAAGAAAGCacaggagaggaagatgagcaTGTCACCTTCGTACTCATCCTCATCCCTGACATACCAATCATGCCTCCTTGACACTGCTCCAATCATTGGGATGGGCAGTGGTGACACTCACAATGGCAGTAGCTGCATCACGAGCGCCCTCGAGAGCACCCAGAATGTCATGGATGGATACCCCATGGATCAGATATGGAGGGAGATCGAGGCACCTGCCTTGCTGGCCATTGATGAAGCAAAAGAGAAAGCATGCAGCAGTCTCCCCTGCCCTCTGCCGACAACTGCCATGTGGGATTGCAAATGTCCTGAAGAATTCTGGAAGATGGAAGATGAAGAAATCAGGATGTTGGCTCCAAAAATTGGCTATGGTAAATAA
- the LOC133900961 gene encoding myb-related protein MYBAS1-like isoform X3, whose amino-acid sequence MDRAGGLATGMHCPPVRGPSLGFHCPSLRFEGLGNCKLGLNRTGKSCRLRWVNYLHPGLKHGCMSPHEERLIIELHAQWGNRWSRIARRLPGRTDNEIKNYWRTHMRKKAQERKMSMSPSYSSSSLTYQSCLLDTAPIIGMGSGDTHNGSSCITSALESTQNVMDGYPMDQIWREIEAPALLAIDEAKEKACSSLPCPLPTTAMWDCKCPEEFWKMEDEEIRMLAPKIGYGK is encoded by the exons ATGGACAGAGCAGGAGGACTTGCAACTGGTATGCACTGTCCGCCTGTTCGGGGACCGTCGTTGGGATTTCATTGCCCAAGTCTCAGGTTTGAGGGGTTGGGGAACTGCAAATTAG GCCTCAACAGGACAGGCAAGAGCTGCCGTCTACGGTGGGTGAACTACCTCCACCCTGGCCTCAAGCATGGATGCATGTCACCGCATGAGGAACGCCTTATTATCGAGCTCCATGCTCAGTGGGGTAACAG GTGGTCTAGGATAGCACGGAGGCTGCCAGGGCGCACAGACAATGAGATTAAGAACTACTGGAGGACACACATGAGAAAGAAAGCacaggagaggaagatgagcaTGTCACCTTCGTACTCATCCTCATCCCTGACATACCAATCATGCCTCCTTGACACTGCTCCAATCATTGGGATGGGCAGTGGTGACACTCACAATGGCAGTAGCTGCATCACGAGCGCCCTCGAGAGCACCCAGAATGTCATGGATGGATACCCCATGGATCAGATATGGAGGGAGATCGAGGCACCTGCCTTGCTGGCCATTGATGAAGCAAAAGAGAAAGCATGCAGCAGTCTCCCCTGCCCTCTGCCGACAACTGCCATGTGGGATTGCAAATGTCCTGAAGAATTCTGGAAGATGGAAGATGAAGAAATCAGGATGTTGGCTCCAAAAATTGGCTATGGTAAATAA
- the LOC133900961 gene encoding myb-related protein MYBAS1-like isoform X2 → MVTVREVMRKGAWTEQEDLQLVCTVRLFGDRRWDFIAQVSGLNRTGKSCRLRWVNYLHPGLKHGCMSPHEERLIIELHAQWGNRWSRIARRLPGRTDNEIKNYWRTHMRKKAQERKMSMSPSYSSSSLTYQSCLLDTAPIIGMGSGDTHNGSSCITSALESTQNVMDGYPMDQIWREIEAPALLAIDEAKEKACSSLPCPLPTTAMWDCKCPEEFWKMEDEEIRMLAPKIGYGK, encoded by the exons ATGGTAACGGTGAGAGAGGTGATGCGCAAGGGGGCATGGACAGAGCAGGAGGACTTGCAACTGGTATGCACTGTCCGCCTGTTCGGGGACCGTCGTTGGGATTTCATTGCCCAAGTCTCAG GCCTCAACAGGACAGGCAAGAGCTGCCGTCTACGGTGGGTGAACTACCTCCACCCTGGCCTCAAGCATGGATGCATGTCACCGCATGAGGAACGCCTTATTATCGAGCTCCATGCTCAGTGGGGTAACAG GTGGTCTAGGATAGCACGGAGGCTGCCAGGGCGCACAGACAATGAGATTAAGAACTACTGGAGGACACACATGAGAAAGAAAGCacaggagaggaagatgagcaTGTCACCTTCGTACTCATCCTCATCCCTGACATACCAATCATGCCTCCTTGACACTGCTCCAATCATTGGGATGGGCAGTGGTGACACTCACAATGGCAGTAGCTGCATCACGAGCGCCCTCGAGAGCACCCAGAATGTCATGGATGGATACCCCATGGATCAGATATGGAGGGAGATCGAGGCACCTGCCTTGCTGGCCATTGATGAAGCAAAAGAGAAAGCATGCAGCAGTCTCCCCTGCCCTCTGCCGACAACTGCCATGTGGGATTGCAAATGTCCTGAAGAATTCTGGAAGATGGAAGATGAAGAAATCAGGATGTTGGCTCCAAAAATTGGCTATGGTAAATAA